One window of the Eucalyptus grandis isolate ANBG69807.140 chromosome 6, ASM1654582v1, whole genome shotgun sequence genome contains the following:
- the LOC120286382 gene encoding preprotein translocase subunit SECY, chloroplastic-like isoform X3 has protein sequence MLFISGCSKTVADWSNKVNSSGVMPIVFSTSSLPLPRTVARFMGLAALKKAAVTLNPCGSLYLPTNILLISRLTSRKSLSATRFQSSLYLPTNILLISRLASRKSLSATRFQSSLYLLTNILLIAFLNYYYTFLHLGPDDMSEQLKRQGVSIPLVQLGKTTAAFMKTPLQLRMVTLFLVISLKGHCLGNS, from the exons ATGCTATTCATTTCCGGGTGTAGTAAGACTGTAGCAGACTGGAGTAATAAG GTGAATAGCTCTGGGGTGATGCCCATTGTATTTTCTACATCTTCATTGCCCCTCCCCAGGACTGTTGCACGCTTCATGGGCTTGGCTGCACTGAAGAAAGCTGCTGTCACTCTGAACCCCTGTG GTTCTCTATACCTTCCAACCAACATACTATTAATATCCCGTCTCACCTCAAGAAAATCTCTCTCTGCTACCAGGTTCCAAA GTTCTCTATACCTTCCAACCAACATACTATTAATATCCCGTCTCGCCTCAAGAAAATCTCTCTCTGCTACCAGGTTCCAAA GTTCTCTATACCTTCTGACCAACATACTATTAATAGCCTTCCTCAACTACTACTACACTTTCCTACACTTGGGCCCTGATGATATGAGTGAACAGCTGAAACGCCAAGGAGTATCAATACCCCTTGTTCAACTGGGTAAAACTACAGCGGCATTCATGAAAACG CCACTGCAATTGAGGATGGTTACATTGTTTTTGGTTATTTCTTTAAAGGGCCATTGCCTTGGAAATTCCTGA
- the LOC120286382 gene encoding preprotein translocase subunit SECY, chloroplastic-like isoform X2: MLFISGCSKTVADWSNKVNSSGVMPIVFSTSSLPLPRTVARFMGLAALKKAAVTLNPCGSLYLPTNILLISRLTSRKSLSATRFQSSLYLPTNILLISRLASRKSLSATRFQSSLYLLTNILLIAFLNYYYTFLHLGPDDMSEQLKRQGVSIPLVQLGKTTAAFMKTLLAQIYWKLQDLKEGEGGAGRKFSGILAMLQSSLP, from the exons ATGCTATTCATTTCCGGGTGTAGTAAGACTGTAGCAGACTGGAGTAATAAG GTGAATAGCTCTGGGGTGATGCCCATTGTATTTTCTACATCTTCATTGCCCCTCCCCAGGACTGTTGCACGCTTCATGGGCTTGGCTGCACTGAAGAAAGCTGCTGTCACTCTGAACCCCTGTG GTTCTCTATACCTTCCAACCAACATACTATTAATATCCCGTCTCACCTCAAGAAAATCTCTCTCTGCTACCAGGTTCCAAA GTTCTCTATACCTTCCAACCAACATACTATTAATATCCCGTCTCGCCTCAAGAAAATCTCTCTCTGCTACCAGGTTCCAAA GTTCTCTATACCTTCTGACCAACATACTATTAATAGCCTTCCTCAACTACTACTACACTTTCCTACACTTGGGCCCTGATGATATGAGTGAACAGCTGAAACGCCAAGGAGTATCAATACCCCTTGTTCAACTGGGTAAAACTACAGCGGCATTCATGAAAACG CTTTTGGCACAAATATATTGGAAGTTGCAAGACCTgaaagaaggagaaggtggAGCCGGAAGGAAGTTCTCCGGTATACTTGCTATGCTTCAGTCCAGTTTGCCATAG
- the LOC120286382 gene encoding preprotein translocase subunit SECY, chloroplastic-like isoform X1: MLFISGCSKTVADWSNKVNSSGVMPIVFSTSSLPLPRTVARFMGLAALKKAAVTLNPCGSLYLPTNILLISRLTSRKSLSATRFQSSLYLPTNILLISRLASRKSLSATRFQSSLYLLTNILLIAFLNYYYTFLHLGPDDMSEQLKRQGVSIPLVQLGKTTAAFMKTVNSSGVMPILFSTSSLPLPRAVACFTVLAALKKAAVALNPGVAVNCYSSLMH, encoded by the exons ATGCTATTCATTTCCGGGTGTAGTAAGACTGTAGCAGACTGGAGTAATAAG GTGAATAGCTCTGGGGTGATGCCCATTGTATTTTCTACATCTTCATTGCCCCTCCCCAGGACTGTTGCACGCTTCATGGGCTTGGCTGCACTGAAGAAAGCTGCTGTCACTCTGAACCCCTGTG GTTCTCTATACCTTCCAACCAACATACTATTAATATCCCGTCTCACCTCAAGAAAATCTCTCTCTGCTACCAGGTTCCAAA GTTCTCTATACCTTCCAACCAACATACTATTAATATCCCGTCTCGCCTCAAGAAAATCTCTCTCTGCTACCAGGTTCCAAA GTTCTCTATACCTTCTGACCAACATACTATTAATAGCCTTCCTCAACTACTACTACACTTTCCTACACTTGGGCCCTGATGATATGAGTGAACAGCTGAAACGCCAAGGAGTATCAATACCCCTTGTTCAACTGGGTAAAACTACAGCGGCATTCATGAAAACG GTGAATAGCTCTGGAGTGATGCCCATTTTATTTTCTACATCTTCATTGCCTCTCCCCAGAGCTGTTGCATGCTTCACGGTTTTAGCTGCACTGAAGAAAGCTGCTGTCGCTCTGAACCCAGGGG TTGCAGTGAACTGCTATTCTTCACTAATGCATTAA
- the LOC120286382 gene encoding preprotein translocase subunit SECY, chloroplastic-like isoform X4, giving the protein MLFISGCSKTVADWSNKVNSSGVMPIVFSTSSLPLPRTVARFMGLAALKKAAVTLNPCGSLYLPTNILLISRLTSRKSLSATRFQSSLYLPTNILLISRLASRKSLSATRFQSSLYLLTNILLIAFLNYYYTFLHLGPDDMSEQLKRQGVSIPLVQLGKTTAAFMKTVCFLQYLRAP; this is encoded by the exons ATGCTATTCATTTCCGGGTGTAGTAAGACTGTAGCAGACTGGAGTAATAAG GTGAATAGCTCTGGGGTGATGCCCATTGTATTTTCTACATCTTCATTGCCCCTCCCCAGGACTGTTGCACGCTTCATGGGCTTGGCTGCACTGAAGAAAGCTGCTGTCACTCTGAACCCCTGTG GTTCTCTATACCTTCCAACCAACATACTATTAATATCCCGTCTCACCTCAAGAAAATCTCTCTCTGCTACCAGGTTCCAAA GTTCTCTATACCTTCCAACCAACATACTATTAATATCCCGTCTCGCCTCAAGAAAATCTCTCTCTGCTACCAGGTTCCAAA GTTCTCTATACCTTCTGACCAACATACTATTAATAGCCTTCCTCAACTACTACTACACTTTCCTACACTTGGGCCCTGATGATATGAGTGAACAGCTGAAACGCCAAGGAGTATCAATACCCCTTGTTCAACTGGGTAAAACTACAGCGGCATTCATGAAAACG GTTTGTTTTCTCCAATATCTGAGAGCTCCTTGA